Proteins found in one Terribacillus sp. DMT04 genomic segment:
- a CDS encoding metal-dependent hydrolase — MDTGTHIVMGVALGGLATLDPAVHQDPVLFNAVLAGTILGSQAPDFDTVLKLRNNASYLRNHRGITHSIPAVILWGLAISLLLYLLIPDISFLHLWLWTGGAVVLHVFVDVFNAYGTQAYRPFTRRWVAYGFINTFDPFIFAMHVVGIVLWLIGFEPGITFLVIYGILALYYVKRYMDKRRIIKQVREKIPDAQIIATSPTMKQGYWRVAITAPDRFCVGKVENWQLRLIDEFERKPLPDNELMEVAREDKNISAFLSFSPVFTWEVNLYDDFTELRLIDLRYHNSAQHYPFKAVVQINDNHEVMSSYTGWIFSEQKLQRKLFTDDNPSAL, encoded by the coding sequence ATGGACACTGGTACCCATATCGTCATGGGGGTAGCCCTAGGAGGGCTTGCCACACTCGATCCTGCTGTTCACCAAGATCCTGTCTTGTTCAACGCTGTACTTGCAGGCACAATCCTTGGTTCACAGGCACCAGACTTTGATACAGTACTGAAATTACGGAACAACGCTTCTTATTTACGAAACCACCGGGGAATTACCCATTCCATTCCTGCCGTCATTTTGTGGGGATTGGCAATATCACTTCTTTTGTACCTGTTAATACCAGATATCAGCTTCCTGCACCTATGGTTATGGACTGGCGGCGCAGTCGTACTGCACGTTTTCGTTGATGTATTCAATGCATACGGCACACAGGCTTACCGGCCATTTACCCGGCGCTGGGTAGCCTATGGCTTTATTAACACATTCGATCCGTTTATCTTTGCGATGCATGTAGTCGGCATTGTCTTATGGCTTATCGGTTTCGAACCTGGTATCACTTTCCTCGTCATTTATGGTATCCTTGCGCTTTATTATGTGAAACGTTACATGGATAAACGCAGGATTATCAAACAAGTAAGGGAAAAAATACCCGATGCTCAAATCATTGCCACTTCTCCAACAATGAAACAAGGATACTGGCGTGTTGCTATCACTGCCCCTGATCGATTCTGTGTTGGGAAGGTAGAAAATTGGCAGCTGCGCCTTATTGATGAATTCGAACGAAAACCATTACCAGATAACGAGCTAATGGAAGTAGCTAGAGAAGACAAAAATATCTCCGCATTTCTCAGCTTCTCTCCCGTATTTACTTGGGAAGTGAATCTGTATGATGATTTTACTGAATTGCGGCTGATTGACTTGCGCTATCATAATAGTGCGCAGCATTATCCATTTAAAGCTGTCGTGCAGATTAATGATAATCATGAAGTTATGAGCTCGTATACAGGATGGATTTTCTCCGAGCAAAAACTGCAGCGCAAGCTGTTTACAGATGACAATCCTTCCGCATTATAA